One genomic region from Streptomyces venezuelae encodes:
- a CDS encoding DUF5719 family protein gives MKRTTLSLIAVATALAAVTGFATLTTQDAPAAPVAKAPTRLPVERAGLVCPVPSTSEVAETVYTSYTPAGTASAGGATKAEQPTARLLPAASGATPGGGSGGGKKSKAPKAPATVTAPGKPVTAEANGAAVPALTGSATGTLAPGWTVQQTTVVTAGGARGLLGLTCGAPDTDFWFPAASTAKERQDYVHLTNPDDTAAVADIELYGPEGVLKSQFTEGIPVPPRSTVPVLLSTLTGEAAQRDVTVHVTTRSGRVGAAIGAADDKLGSDWLAAAADPASSAVLPGIPADATSVRLVAFVPGDDDADLKIQLATPTGTIVPAGAGSGTLHVKSGMTAALDLPGLTRGQAGSLLLTPSDPKKPTPVVAALQVVRGKGESTEIAFVPATAAISARATVADNRAKASTIALTATGSDAQVKVTASAGSQGGTPASKTVTVKAGTTTALTDLVPGGVKGGYALTVEPVSGGKVYASRMLALPEDGVQMFTVQPLADDRGTVEVPSARQDLKVLGD, from the coding sequence GTGAAGCGCACGACCCTCTCCCTGATCGCGGTCGCGACGGCCCTCGCGGCGGTCACCGGCTTCGCCACCCTGACCACCCAGGACGCCCCGGCGGCCCCCGTGGCCAAGGCCCCCACCCGCCTGCCGGTGGAGCGCGCGGGCCTGGTCTGCCCGGTCCCGAGCACCTCCGAGGTGGCCGAGACCGTCTACACCTCGTACACCCCGGCGGGCACGGCCTCGGCCGGCGGCGCCACCAAGGCGGAGCAGCCCACGGCCCGGCTGCTGCCGGCGGCGAGCGGGGCGACCCCCGGCGGCGGCTCGGGCGGCGGAAAGAAGTCCAAGGCCCCGAAGGCCCCCGCGACCGTCACCGCCCCCGGCAAGCCCGTGACGGCCGAGGCGAACGGCGCCGCGGTACCCGCCCTCACCGGCTCGGCGACCGGCACCCTGGCCCCCGGCTGGACCGTCCAGCAGACCACCGTCGTCACGGCGGGCGGCGCCCGCGGCCTCCTCGGCCTCACCTGCGGCGCCCCCGACACGGACTTCTGGTTCCCGGCGGCCTCCACCGCCAAGGAGCGCCAGGACTACGTCCACCTCACCAACCCGGACGACACGGCCGCCGTCGCCGACATCGAGCTGTACGGCCCCGAGGGCGTCCTCAAGTCCCAGTTCACCGAGGGCATCCCGGTGCCGCCCCGCTCCACGGTCCCGGTCCTGCTCTCCACCCTCACCGGCGAGGCCGCCCAGCGGGACGTCACCGTCCACGTCACCACCCGCAGCGGACGCGTCGGCGCGGCGATCGGCGCGGCCGACGACAAGCTCGGCAGCGACTGGCTCGCCGCCGCGGCGGACCCGGCGAGCAGCGCGGTGCTGCCCGGCATCCCGGCCGACGCGACCTCCGTACGGCTCGTGGCCTTCGTCCCGGGCGACGACGACGCCGACCTCAAGATCCAGCTGGCCACCCCGACGGGCACGATCGTCCCCGCGGGCGCGGGCAGCGGCACCCTGCACGTGAAGTCCGGGATGACGGCCGCCCTCGACCTGCCGGGCCTCACCCGGGGCCAGGCGGGCTCCCTGCTGCTCACCCCGAGCGACCCGAAGAAGCCGACCCCGGTGGTGGCCGCCCTCCAGGTGGTCCGCGGCAAGGGCGAGAGCACCGAGATCGCGTTCGTCCCGGCGACCGCGGCGATCTCCGCCCGCGCGACGGTCGCCGACAACCGGGCCAAGGCCTCGACGATCGCCCTCACGGCGACCGGCTCCGACGCCCAGGTCAAGGTCACGGCCTCGGCGGGCTCGCAGGGCGGGACGCCGGCGTCGAAGACGGTCACCGTCAAGGCGGGCACGACGACGGCCCTGACCGACCTGGTCCCCGGTGGCGTCAAGGGCGGCTACGCGCTGACCGTGGAACCGGTCTCGGGCGGCAAGGTGTACGCGTCACGGATGCTCGCGCTGCCGGAGGACGGCGTCCAGATGTTCACGGTCCAGCCGCTCGCCGACGACCGGGGCACGGTCGAGGTCCCGTCGGCGCGCCAGGACCTCAAGGTCCTCGGAGACTGA
- a CDS encoding metallopeptidase family protein: MDSPVPPNSSHPSTEPPAEPRVRRRDRHGRGMRGPVAPPQVPLSTSRADTFRDLVLDSVERLERHWPQLADIEFLVMEVPPSVSEETVPLGGSAPAEKGEPARVVVYRRPVEIRSKSRDERALLVHEVVVEQVAELLGLSPESVDPRYGQD; encoded by the coding sequence ATGGACAGTCCTGTGCCGCCGAACTCCTCGCACCCCTCCACGGAGCCCCCGGCGGAGCCTCGGGTCCGCCGCCGCGACCGTCACGGGCGCGGGATGCGGGGGCCCGTCGCCCCGCCCCAGGTGCCGCTCTCGACGAGCCGGGCCGACACCTTCCGCGATCTGGTGCTGGACTCGGTCGAGCGCCTCGAACGGCACTGGCCGCAGCTGGCCGACATCGAGTTCCTCGTGATGGAGGTGCCGCCTTCCGTCTCGGAGGAGACGGTGCCGCTCGGCGGTTCGGCGCCCGCCGAGAAGGGCGAGCCCGCCCGGGTCGTCGTCTACCGGCGGCCTGTCGAGATCCGCTCGAAGAGCCGCGACGAGCGCGCGCTGCTCGTCCACGAGGTGGTCGTGGAGCAGGTCGCCGAGCTCCTCGGGCTCTCGCCCGAGTCGGTCGACCCCCGGTACGGGCAGGACTGA
- a CDS encoding DUF3499 domain-containing protein: MRESRRGPVKSAVPSNVVSPVRRCSRTACGRPAVATLTYVYADSTAVLGPLATYAEPHCYDLCAEHSERLTAPRGWEVVRLTDGSAPARPSGDDLEALANAVREAARPHERAAEAGGKGGGGRGGDPMEVGRRGHLRVLRSPDN; the protein is encoded by the coding sequence CTGAGGGAGAGTCGTCGCGGCCCGGTCAAGAGTGCGGTACCGTCCAACGTCGTGAGCCCTGTACGTCGCTGTTCGCGCACCGCGTGCGGCCGCCCTGCCGTCGCGACACTGACGTACGTCTATGCCGACTCGACTGCGGTCCTCGGCCCGCTCGCCACCTACGCCGAGCCCCACTGCTACGACCTGTGCGCCGAGCACAGCGAGCGCCTCACCGCGCCACGCGGCTGGGAGGTGGTGCGGCTCACCGACGGTTCCGCCCCCGCCCGCCCCAGCGGCGACGACCTCGAAGCCCTGGCCAACGCGGTACGGGAAGCGGCCCGCCCCCACGAGCGCGCGGCCGAGGCCGGCGGCAAGGGCGGCGGAGGCCGAGGCGGAGACCCGATGGAGGTCGGCCGCCGCGGGCACCTCAGGGTGCTCCGTTCGCCCGACAACTGA